From Streptomyces sp. NBC_00237, a single genomic window includes:
- a CDS encoding DUF4232 domain-containing protein, producing MSVAVVAVAVLGVGGCSGGDDGAPAGQAVGPASATEGPGTVEGLDDCVTDGVAFRVEVPESPRGDRAGFRVAKVVATGTGTRPCLLDRAPYVHVRIAPSGASITVNRPEPRSSRVVLKPGGEAAAPLYYTVVVPKGGRAGAGCGPAADGTATVALAEGPVSHSAPIGRPGGRGPARLVLCPDQAEVGGFRALPGH from the coding sequence ATGAGCGTGGCCGTGGTCGCGGTGGCCGTCCTGGGGGTCGGCGGGTGCTCGGGAGGGGACGACGGCGCACCCGCCGGGCAGGCGGTCGGCCCGGCTTCCGCGACCGAGGGCCCGGGAACCGTGGAGGGGCTGGACGACTGCGTGACCGACGGGGTGGCGTTCCGGGTGGAGGTGCCGGAGTCGCCGCGCGGCGACAGGGCGGGATTCCGGGTCGCGAAGGTGGTCGCCACCGGCACCGGCACACGCCCGTGCCTCCTGGACCGCGCACCGTACGTCCACGTCAGGATCGCCCCGAGCGGTGCCTCGATCACCGTGAACCGCCCGGAGCCCCGCTCGTCCCGCGTCGTCCTGAAACCCGGCGGCGAGGCCGCCGCGCCCTTGTACTACACCGTCGTCGTGCCGAAGGGCGGCCGGGCCGGGGCCGGGTGCGGGCCCGCCGCCGACGGCACCGCGACGGTCGCGCTCGCGGAGGGGCCGGTGTCGCACTCGGCCCCGATCGGCAGGCCGGGCGGGCGCGGCCCCGCCCGGCTGGTGCTCTGCCCCGACCAGGCGGAGGTCGGCGGCTTCCGCGCGCTGCCGGGGCACTGA
- a CDS encoding DUF4097 family beta strand repeat-containing protein, with protein sequence MPPKTSATNQPHVHHFDTAAPVAANVFVEVGTARITATDRTDSVVTVRPSDDTNASDLKAASLTRVEYAHGALRVRGPKTRSLFGKSPSISVEVELPTDSRLEGKGSVSDFDCLGPLSEVRIRTSVGELRVAHAGSVDLNTSHGSVSAEHVEGDADVTTGSGEIRLGRVGGTCDVKNSNGSTRIGDVLGALTLRIANGEVAVARALSSVTARSANGSVRIDEVVRDKVTVETSAGNIEIGIREGSAAWLDVTSRVGRVYTDLEDSAGPGDAAEAVEVRAHTSVGSITVRRAPSRGGDA encoded by the coding sequence ATGCCGCCGAAAACCAGCGCCACCAACCAGCCGCACGTCCACCACTTCGACACCGCCGCGCCGGTCGCCGCCAACGTGTTCGTCGAAGTCGGCACGGCCAGGATCACCGCCACCGACCGGACCGACAGCGTCGTGACCGTACGCCCCAGCGACGACACCAACGCATCGGACCTGAAGGCCGCCTCCCTGACCCGCGTGGAGTACGCGCACGGCGCCCTGCGGGTGCGCGGCCCGAAGACCCGCAGCCTGTTCGGCAAGTCGCCCTCGATCTCCGTGGAGGTCGAACTCCCCACGGACTCACGCCTCGAAGGCAAGGGCTCCGTCAGCGACTTCGACTGCCTCGGCCCTCTCTCCGAGGTACGGATCAGGACGTCGGTCGGTGAACTCCGCGTCGCCCACGCGGGCTCCGTCGACCTCAACACCTCGCACGGCAGCGTCTCCGCCGAGCACGTCGAGGGCGACGCGGACGTCACCACCGGCTCCGGCGAGATCCGTCTCGGCCGGGTCGGCGGCACCTGCGACGTCAAGAACTCCAACGGCAGCACCCGCATCGGCGACGTGCTCGGCGCCCTGACCCTGCGTATCGCCAACGGCGAGGTGGCGGTCGCCCGCGCCCTCTCCTCGGTCACCGCGCGCAGCGCCAACGGCAGCGTCCGCATCGACGAGGTCGTCCGGGACAAGGTCACGGTCGAGACCTCGGCGGGCAACATCGAAATCGGGATCCGCGAGGGCTCGGCTGCATGGCTGGACGTCACATCGCGGGTGGGCAGGGTCTATACGGACCTGGAGGACTCGGCCGGCCCCGGCGACGCCGCCGAAGCGGTCGAGGTCCGGGCGCACACCAGCGTGGGCAGCATCACGGTCCGCCGCGCCCCCTCGCGCGGGGGCGACGCGTAG
- a CDS encoding DUF6458 family protein has product MGLGGCIVLVAVGAILTFATDWELESVNLDLVGIIMMLVGIIGIVVFTSILKRRRSMGVPPAGGGVVEERYRHYE; this is encoded by the coding sequence ATGGGACTGGGCGGCTGCATCGTCCTCGTCGCGGTGGGGGCCATCCTGACCTTCGCCACGGACTGGGAGCTCGAAAGCGTCAACCTCGACCTGGTCGGGATCATCATGATGCTGGTCGGCATCATCGGAATCGTGGTCTTCACCAGCATCCTCAAGCGGCGTCGCAGCATGGGCGTCCCGCCCGCGGGCGGCGGTGTGGTCGAGGAGCGCTACCGCCACTACGAGTAG
- a CDS encoding NHL domain-containing thioredoxin family protein has product MTAADAAEPAATPVPPRSRARVRAPELVGKGGWLNTGGKELTLADLRGRIVILDFWTFCCINCLHVLDELRELEQRHSDTTVIIGVHSPKFVHEAEHQAVVDATERYQVHHPVLDDPELATWKQYAVRAWPTLVVVDPEGYVVAQHAGEGHAHAIERLVTELEAEHEAKGTLRRGDGPYVEPEPVASDLRFPGKVLLLPDSGNLLVSDTTRDQLVELAPDGESVLRRIDGGDGGFNEPQGLALLPDGRVIVADTVNHQLKAYDAGTGEVTVLAGTGKQWWQGEPTNGPALDVSLSSPWDVAWWRGELWIAMAGVHQLWAYDPEAGTVRVAAGTTNEGLVDGPVAEAWFAQPSGLAATEDRLWVADSETSALRWVDTEDVVHTAVGTGLFDFGHRDGDAGQALLQHPLGVTALPDGSVALSDTYNHALRRYEPASGRVTTLATDLREPSDAVLVGDDIVVVESARHRLTRLRLPDEAVRVEAVAHRTQRAATDVAPGTLRLDVVFQAPSGQKLDTRYGPSTRLLVSATPPELIAEGEGTGTDLAREILLNPDVTEGVLHVSAMAASCDDDPANEYPACHVHQQDWGVPVRVAEGGESRLALVLAGLDS; this is encoded by the coding sequence ATGACTGCCGCTGATGCCGCCGAGCCCGCCGCGACCCCTGTCCCTCCCCGTTCACGCGCCCGCGTCCGAGCCCCTGAGCTCGTCGGCAAGGGCGGCTGGCTGAACACGGGCGGCAAGGAGCTGACCCTCGCCGACCTGCGTGGACGCATCGTCATCCTCGACTTCTGGACCTTCTGCTGCATCAACTGCCTGCACGTCCTGGACGAGTTGCGCGAGCTGGAGCAGCGGCACAGCGACACCACCGTCATCATCGGCGTGCACTCGCCGAAGTTCGTGCACGAGGCCGAGCACCAGGCCGTCGTCGACGCCACCGAGCGCTACCAGGTGCACCACCCCGTCCTCGACGACCCCGAGCTGGCCACCTGGAAGCAGTACGCGGTCCGCGCCTGGCCGACCCTCGTCGTCGTCGACCCCGAGGGATACGTCGTCGCCCAGCACGCGGGCGAGGGCCACGCACATGCCATCGAGCGCCTGGTCACCGAGCTGGAGGCCGAGCACGAGGCGAAGGGCACGTTGCGGCGCGGCGACGGCCCGTACGTCGAGCCGGAGCCCGTCGCCAGCGACCTCCGCTTCCCCGGCAAGGTGCTCCTCCTGCCGGACAGCGGCAACCTCCTCGTCTCGGACACCACCCGCGACCAGCTCGTGGAGCTCGCCCCCGACGGCGAGAGCGTCCTGCGCCGCATCGACGGCGGAGACGGCGGCTTCAACGAGCCGCAGGGCCTCGCGCTCCTCCCCGACGGCCGCGTGATCGTCGCCGACACCGTCAACCACCAGCTCAAGGCGTACGACGCGGGGACCGGCGAGGTCACCGTCCTCGCGGGCACCGGAAAGCAGTGGTGGCAGGGCGAGCCGACGAACGGCCCCGCCCTCGACGTGTCGCTCTCCTCCCCCTGGGACGTCGCCTGGTGGCGCGGCGAGCTGTGGATCGCCATGGCGGGCGTGCACCAGCTCTGGGCGTACGACCCGGAGGCGGGCACCGTCCGCGTCGCCGCGGGGACGACGAACGAAGGTCTGGTCGACGGCCCGGTCGCCGAGGCGTGGTTCGCCCAGCCGTCCGGGCTCGCGGCCACCGAGGACCGCCTGTGGGTCGCCGACTCCGAGACGTCCGCGTTGCGCTGGGTGGACACCGAGGACGTCGTCCACACCGCCGTCGGCACGGGCCTCTTCGACTTCGGCCACCGCGACGGCGATGCCGGGCAGGCACTGCTCCAGCATCCGTTGGGCGTCACCGCGCTGCCCGACGGCTCGGTCGCGCTCAGCGACACCTACAACCACGCCCTGCGCCGTTACGAACCCGCGAGCGGCCGGGTCACCACCCTCGCCACGGACCTGCGCGAGCCGAGTGACGCCGTGCTCGTCGGGGACGACATCGTCGTCGTGGAGTCCGCCCGCCACCGGCTGACCCGGCTGCGGCTCCCGGACGAGGCGGTACGGGTGGAAGCAGTGGCGCACCGCACGCAGCGGGCGGCGACCGACGTCGCGCCGGGCACGCTCCGGCTGGACGTGGTCTTCCAGGCGCCGAGCGGCCAGAAGCTGGACACCCGGTACGGGCCCTCGACGCGGCTGCTGGTCTCGGCGACCCCGCCCGAGCTGATCGCCGAGGGGGAGGGCACCGGCACCGACCTGGCACGCGAGATCCTGCTGAACCCGGACGTCACGGAGGGCGTGCTGCACGTCTCCGCGATGGCCGCCTCCTGCGACGACGACCCGGCGAACGAGTACCCGGCCTGCCACGTCCACCAGCAGGACTGGGGCGTCCCGGTCCGCGTCGCCGAGGGCGGCGAGTCGCGGCTGGCGCTGGTGCTGGCGGGCCTGGACTCGTAG
- a CDS encoding BTAD domain-containing putative transcriptional regulator, producing the protein MEFRLLGSVSVATEAGELPLGPAKRRSVLATLLLRPNTAVPVDQLIDSLWDEAPPAHARTVVQGHVSRLRALLGDGEAAAYGVELATQGRAYVLQMSESLLDAYRFEELVVLARRQRQAADAVLMFREALSLWRGPALTGTVSSEPLLAAAHALEETRLVTVEDLADAYSELGEHSRAAAVLRTEAVAHPMRESLSAALMLALYRAGRQSDALDWFHRTRRMLADELGVDPGHALQSAYGSILQGEPLDHPGPYDPLDDPKGAMPGRITDFGAFPDDSQDDPPHPGRITSVVHRVTPTPTPTTSQTPDTPATPQTPDPTASPQTPDPASPRTPNPTASPLTPNPTVGPQTPDPASPWTPDPASPWARVPPGAERAGTGGPVSPPVGPDSPRPAPLPPHPSDGAQPTSVPPAFSAGAPHTPDTLRSPVGPASSTGPVGPVGPVGTTTAPDLLPRHPRGFLARTPSLTALDHLAATHHDSPIALITGPPGVGKTALALHWAHRHRDDFPDGSLFADLHGFDQLGEPEPHDLIREFLLALGVGRRALPETPATAAALYRRLTTGRKLLVVLDNARSSEQVRPLLPAGDDCLTLVTSRNRLGGLIAGDLARPVPLDVLGAEDSVALLATVLGEHRTAAEPEAARALAARCDGLPLALRITAARLATLPGRSLAEHADELTDERGRLGLLAVEDQGVEAELSLSVQQLDASAQRVFRGLGAHTGPTVDRYAAAALADMSVAEAAAALDQLSAAHLVQESGHGRYALHDLVRLFARTTADDPDALPRLLDYYVCAELSANAVAEPGSRPCCSLPDDVRKPSATREFTDRAEVIEWYAVEREALAGALAAARTAGLDDRAWRLAILQWPYVLGRARDGWTPMLRTALEAAVALDAPEGESRVRTLLGWVLVEEERTEEAHPHLELAPVLAAKAGDPVDEAIGWINLSLAQRRRGEPDAAHEGCVRAVELARQAEDVQTELLALLSLAELCLQTHDPAAALRYADEGLSLGHGGIGLMRHLLLRTARGEALTLLGRTDEGRETLRDVADTAERADYHEGSCRALTVLLKITEDGDAYEAYRARYARAAAALAAETGPDHP; encoded by the coding sequence GTGGAATTCCGGTTGCTCGGATCGGTTTCCGTCGCGACCGAGGCCGGTGAACTGCCCCTCGGCCCGGCCAAGCGGCGCAGCGTCCTGGCCACCCTCCTGCTCCGCCCCAACACGGCGGTCCCCGTCGACCAGCTCATCGACTCCCTCTGGGACGAGGCCCCGCCCGCCCACGCGCGCACGGTCGTCCAGGGCCACGTCTCGCGCCTGCGCGCACTCCTGGGCGACGGCGAAGCCGCGGCGTACGGGGTGGAGCTCGCCACCCAGGGACGGGCGTACGTCCTCCAGATGTCGGAATCCCTCCTGGACGCCTACCGCTTCGAGGAGCTCGTCGTCCTCGCCCGCCGCCAACGCCAGGCGGCCGACGCGGTGCTGATGTTCCGGGAGGCGCTCTCCCTGTGGCGCGGCCCCGCCCTCACCGGAACGGTCTCCTCCGAACCGCTGCTCGCCGCAGCGCACGCGCTGGAGGAGACCCGCCTGGTCACGGTCGAGGACCTGGCCGACGCGTACAGCGAACTCGGCGAACACAGCCGGGCCGCCGCCGTGCTGCGCACCGAGGCGGTCGCCCACCCCATGCGTGAGTCCCTTTCGGCGGCCCTGATGCTCGCGCTCTACCGGGCCGGACGCCAGTCCGACGCGCTCGACTGGTTCCACCGCACACGCCGCATGCTCGCCGACGAACTGGGCGTCGACCCCGGCCACGCCCTCCAGTCCGCGTACGGATCCATCCTCCAGGGCGAACCCCTGGACCACCCGGGCCCCTACGACCCCCTCGACGACCCCAAGGGCGCGATGCCGGGCCGCATCACGGACTTCGGAGCCTTCCCGGACGACTCCCAGGACGACCCGCCCCACCCGGGCCGGATCACCAGCGTCGTCCACCGCGTCACCCCCACCCCCACCCCCACCACCTCACAAACACCCGACACCCCCGCCACCCCCCAAACCCCCGACCCCACCGCCAGCCCGCAGACGCCCGACCCCGCCAGCCCGCGGACGCCCAACCCCACCGCCAGCCCGCTGACGCCCAACCCCACCGTCGGCCCGCAGACGCCCGATCCCGCCAGCCCGTGGACGCCCGATCCCGCCAGCCCGTGGGCGCGGGTTCCGCCAGGGGCGGAACGGGCGGGCACGGGCGGACCGGTCTCGCCGCCGGTCGGCCCCGACTCCCCCCGTCCCGCCCCGCTCCCGCCCCACCCCTCCGACGGGGCCCAGCCGACCTCCGTACCGCCCGCCTTCTCCGCAGGAGCCCCGCACACCCCCGACACCCTGCGCAGCCCGGTCGGCCCCGCCAGCTCGACCGGCCCCGTAGGCCCCGTAGGCCCCGTAGGCACGACCACCGCCCCCGACCTCCTCCCCCGCCACCCCCGCGGCTTCCTCGCCCGCACCCCCTCCCTCACCGCTCTCGACCACCTTGCCGCCACCCACCACGACTCCCCGATCGCCCTCATCACCGGCCCGCCCGGCGTCGGCAAGACGGCCCTCGCCCTGCACTGGGCCCACCGCCACCGCGATGACTTCCCCGACGGCAGCCTCTTCGCCGACCTGCACGGCTTCGACCAGCTCGGCGAGCCCGAACCCCACGACCTCATCCGGGAGTTCCTGCTCGCCCTCGGCGTCGGCAGGCGCGCCCTGCCAGAGACCCCGGCCACCGCCGCCGCGCTCTACCGCCGCCTCACCACGGGCCGCAAGCTCCTCGTCGTACTCGACAACGCCCGCAGCTCCGAGCAGGTCCGGCCCCTTCTCCCCGCAGGCGACGACTGCCTCACCCTCGTGACCAGCAGGAACCGCCTCGGCGGGCTGATCGCGGGCGACCTGGCCCGGCCCGTCCCGCTGGACGTCCTCGGCGCGGAGGACTCCGTCGCCCTGCTCGCCACCGTCCTCGGCGAGCACCGCACAGCCGCCGAACCCGAGGCCGCCCGCGCTCTCGCCGCCCGCTGCGACGGCCTCCCCCTCGCCCTGCGCATCACGGCCGCCCGCCTCGCCACCCTCCCCGGCCGCTCCCTCGCCGAGCACGCCGACGAACTCACCGACGAGCGCGGCCGGCTGGGCCTGCTCGCCGTCGAGGACCAAGGCGTCGAGGCGGAACTGAGTCTCAGCGTGCAGCAATTGGACGCCTCCGCCCAGCGCGTCTTCCGGGGGCTCGGCGCCCACACAGGACCCACCGTCGACCGGTACGCCGCCGCCGCTCTCGCCGACATGTCCGTCGCCGAAGCCGCCGCCGCACTCGACCAGCTCTCCGCCGCCCACCTCGTACAGGAGTCGGGCCACGGCCGGTACGCGCTCCACGACCTCGTACGCCTCTTCGCCCGCACCACCGCCGACGACCCGGACGCCCTGCCCCGCCTCCTCGACTACTACGTGTGCGCCGAGCTGTCCGCGAACGCCGTCGCGGAGCCCGGCAGCCGCCCCTGCTGCTCGCTCCCCGACGACGTACGAAAGCCGTCCGCGACCCGTGAGTTCACCGACCGGGCCGAGGTCATCGAGTGGTACGCCGTCGAGCGCGAGGCCCTCGCCGGGGCGCTGGCGGCGGCCAGGACCGCCGGGCTCGACGACCGGGCGTGGCGGCTCGCGATCCTCCAGTGGCCCTACGTCCTGGGTCGGGCCCGCGACGGGTGGACCCCGATGCTCCGCACCGCACTGGAGGCAGCCGTCGCCCTCGACGCCCCCGAAGGAGAGTCCCGGGTGCGGACACTGCTGGGCTGGGTGCTGGTCGAGGAGGAGCGCACCGAAGAGGCCCATCCGCACCTGGAGCTGGCCCCCGTGCTGGCCGCCAAGGCGGGTGACCCGGTGGACGAGGCGATCGGCTGGATCAACCTGTCGCTGGCCCAGCGGCGGCGCGGCGAGCCCGACGCCGCGCACGAGGGGTGTGTACGGGCGGTGGAGTTGGCCCGGCAGGCCGAAGACGTACAGACCGAGCTCCTGGCCCTGCTGTCCCTGGCCGAACTCTGCCTCCAGACGCACGACCCGGCAGCCGCCCTGCGGTACGCCGACGAGGGTCTGTCGCTGGGGCACGGCGGCATCGGGCTGATGCGCCACCTGCTGCTCAGGACCGCGCGGGGCGAGGCGCTGACCCTGCTCGGGCGGACGGACGAGGGGCGGGAAACGCTGCGGGACGTGGCGGACACGGCCGAGCGGGCGGACTATCACGAGGGCTCGTGCCGGGCACTGACCGTACTGCTGAAGATCACCGAGGACGGCGACGCGTACGAGGCGTACCGGGCGCGGTACGCGCGCGCGGCGGCCGCGCTGGCGGCGGAGACGGGCCCCGACCACCCGTAG
- a CDS encoding YlcI/YnfO family protein — protein sequence MDLTPYVDTLRRELAAAAEAGGDEARVLAERLTAPLESAARLALLNVLSDAMGEVTRELAPGSVDVRLRGLDPSFVVTPAPGGAEFGWQSDADRHGGPGASSAPSAPPVPPAAPADADEGGTSRINLRLPTHLKTRAEEAASREGLSLNAWLVRAVGAAVDPSAGSPGPGRSPREQSAGRGRQSFTGWVR from the coding sequence ATGGATCTCACCCCGTACGTCGACACCCTCCGCCGCGAACTCGCGGCGGCCGCCGAGGCCGGGGGCGACGAAGCCCGTGTCCTCGCCGAGCGGCTCACCGCTCCGCTGGAGTCGGCCGCCCGCCTCGCCCTGCTGAACGTCCTGTCGGACGCGATGGGCGAGGTCACCCGCGAACTGGCCCCCGGCTCGGTGGACGTACGGCTGCGGGGGCTCGACCCCTCGTTCGTGGTGACCCCGGCGCCGGGCGGGGCGGAGTTCGGCTGGCAGTCCGACGCCGACAGGCACGGCGGGCCCGGGGCTTCGTCCGCGCCGTCCGCTCCTCCGGTGCCGCCCGCCGCCCCGGCCGACGCCGACGAGGGCGGCACATCGCGCATCAACCTCCGGCTGCCCACCCACCTCAAGACCCGGGCCGAGGAGGCGGCGAGCCGCGAGGGCCTGTCGCTCAACGCCTGGCTGGTCCGGGCGGTCGGCGCGGCCGTCGACCCCTCCGCGGGCAGCCCCGGACCCGGCCGGAGCCCGCGGGAGCAGAGCGCGGGCCGCGGCAGGCAGAGCTTCACGGGGTGGGTCCGGTAG
- a CDS encoding M18 family aminopeptidase, which produces MSTAARTTPRFDRGHTDDLMSFLAAGPSPYHAVASAAERLEKVGFRQVAETDAWDGSQGGKYVLRGGAIIAWYVPEGTQPHTPFRIVGAHTDSPNLRVKPLPDTGNEGWRQVAVEIYGGTLLNTWLDRDLGLAGRLTLRDGSYRLVNIDRPLLRVPQLAIHLDRQVNEGMKLDKQRHMQPIWGLGEVHEGDLIAYVAEEAGLDPEDVTGWDLMPHAVEAPAYLGRDEELLAGPRMDNLISVHAGVAALAAVATDDASGEAKLPYIPVLAAFDHEENGSQSDTGADGPLLGNVLERSVFARGGTSEDKARALAGSICLSSDTGHAVHPNYAERHDPTHHPRANGGPILKVNVNQRYATDGSGRAVFTAACEKAGVPWQHFVSNNAMPCGTTIGPITAARHGIQTVDIGVAILSMHSARELCGAEDPYHLANALAAFLEG; this is translated from the coding sequence ATGAGCACCGCAGCCCGCACCACCCCCCGCTTCGACCGGGGCCACACCGACGACCTGATGTCCTTCCTCGCGGCGGGCCCGTCCCCGTACCACGCCGTGGCCTCCGCCGCCGAGCGGCTGGAGAAGGTCGGCTTCCGCCAGGTCGCCGAGACCGACGCCTGGGACGGAAGCCAGGGCGGCAAGTACGTCCTGCGCGGCGGCGCGATCATCGCCTGGTACGTGCCGGAGGGCACCCAGCCGCACACCCCCTTCCGCATCGTCGGCGCACACACCGACTCCCCGAACCTCCGGGTGAAGCCGCTGCCCGACACCGGCAACGAGGGCTGGCGGCAGGTCGCCGTCGAGATCTACGGCGGCACCCTGCTCAACACCTGGCTCGACCGGGACCTCGGCCTCGCCGGTCGCCTCACCCTGCGCGACGGCTCGTACCGTCTGGTCAACATCGACCGCCCCCTCCTGCGCGTCCCGCAGCTCGCCATCCACCTCGACCGCCAGGTCAACGAGGGCATGAAGCTGGACAAGCAGCGCCACATGCAGCCCATCTGGGGCCTCGGCGAGGTGCACGAGGGCGACCTCATCGCGTACGTGGCCGAGGAGGCCGGACTCGACCCCGAGGACGTCACCGGCTGGGACCTCATGCCGCACGCCGTGGAGGCCCCCGCCTACCTCGGCCGCGACGAGGAACTGCTCGCCGGGCCGCGCATGGACAACCTGATCTCGGTGCACGCGGGCGTCGCCGCCCTGGCCGCCGTCGCCACCGACGACGCGTCGGGCGAGGCGAAGCTCCCGTACATCCCGGTGCTCGCCGCCTTCGACCACGAGGAGAACGGCTCGCAGTCCGACACCGGCGCGGACGGCCCGCTGCTCGGCAACGTCCTGGAGCGCTCCGTCTTCGCGCGCGGCGGCACGTCGGAGGACAAGGCCCGTGCCCTCGCCGGCTCGATCTGCCTGTCCTCCGACACGGGTCACGCGGTGCACCCGAACTACGCGGAGCGCCACGACCCGACGCACCACCCGCGTGCCAACGGCGGCCCCATCCTCAAGGTCAACGTGAACCAGCGGTACGCCACCGACGGTTCGGGCCGGGCGGTGTTCACGGCCGCGTGCGAGAAGGCCGGGGTGCCGTGGCAGCACTTCGTGTCGAACAACGCGATGCCGTGCGGCACGACGATCGGGCCGATCACCGCCGCCCGGCACGGCATCCAGACCGTCGACATCGGCGTCGCGATCCTCTCCATGCACAGCGCACGCGAGCTGTGCGGGGCCGAGGACCCGTACCACCTCGCGAACGCGCTGGCCGCGTTCCTGGAGGGCTGA